The region AAATAAGTAGCGTCAGAGGTCAAGTCACGCACCTAAAACCAGTGCTAAAAAACACTCTGCCACTAAGCGCAAAAGGCTACATCTGCCCAGCTGTAAAAGGCGTGCAAGTCATCGGCGCAACCTACGCTAGAAATGAAATTTGCGACACGCCTAAAGATGAGGATAATGCTAAAAATTTAAGCGACGTGAGCGAGTTTTTTGATACGTCAAAAGCTATCATCATCGGCTCACGTGTGGGATATAGAAGTTATAGCGGAGATAGGTTTCCGATAATTGGCGCTTTGCACGATGAGGAGTTTTACAAGCAAAATTATAAGGGGCTATTTTGGAGTAAAAATAAAGATAGTAACCCAAAAGCAAGCTACGAAAAAAATCTCTTTGTAAATTTCGCTCATGGCTCACGTGGCCTTGGTACGGCGATACTTGGAGCAAATTTGATAACAGATCTTGTGCTTGCTCGCCCACTTTGCATAGAAAGATCGCTATTTTACGAGCTTCATCCTGCTAGATTTTTGATAAGAAAGCTAAAAAAAGGACTAAAATAGTCAAATTCCTTAACATAAGTTAAGAACTATTATCAAAACTTGCATTATAATCCTTCACAAAAAAAAGGATAGAAAATGAGTCAAATTTACAATCTCAACAAAGACACAAAGATAGTTGAAAAAAGCGTCGTTAGTAAAAGGCTCTTTCAAAACAAAAACGCAAGTGTCGATATATACGCATTTGACGAGGGCGAGGAGCTTGATCACGAGATGCTTTTTATAGACAGCCTTGCCTTCGTCATTGATGGCGAAGCGCAGCTTGAGTATGGCGAAAAGCAGATGAAGCTTGGACGCGATGAGGCCTGCCTTATCGAGGCAAAAACCTGGCGAAAGCTCAAATTTACAAAGAAAACAAAATATTTACTAATAGATTTTAAGGAGAATGTTATGATAGATCATTTAGACAAAGCGAGTGTCTTTAGTCTCGCAGATGCCGTTAGCTACGAGAGTGGCAAGATAGTTAGCAAAACGCTTGTCAAAAACGAAAATGGCTCAATGTCACTACTTAGTTTTGACAAAGACCAAGAGCTCTCAACCCACGCTGCCCCTGGCGATGCGCTACTTATCGCGCTTGATGGTGAGCTTGATTTAAAGATAGCTGATGAGAGCTTTCATCTAGTAAAGGGCGATAGTATCGTGCTTCCAGGCAAGATCCCACACGGCCTAAAAGTGAAAGACAAATTCAAAATGCTTCTAATCGTCACAAAAGACAAAATGTAAAATAAGCCCTATTTTAGGGCTTTTCTCTTTTATAAATCACATTAAATTTACCCTTAATAACCCAAAAAGCAAAGTCATAATATAATCCCTTTAAAATTTAAAGAAGAGCTATGAAAAAAGAAAATTCCAAACTATTTTTACTACTATTTTTGGGTGCGCTTTCAGCATTTGGCCCATTTGTCACAGACCTTTACCTGCCAGCACTGCCAGCCATAACTGAGTGGTTTGGCACAAGCGTTTCAGCAACCCAGCTAACCCTTACGACCTCGATGGCAGGACTTGCGATAGGACAGCTAATAGTTGGCCCAATCAGCGATAAATTTGGCCGAAAAACGCCACTTACCATCTCGCTCATCATCTACACGATAAGCACGATTTTTATATTTTTTGCGCAAAATATCCAGTTTTTTATCTTTATGCGCATCATCCAAGGGCTTGCAAGTGCGGGCAGTCTGGTTATCTCAAGAGCCGTTGTAAGCGACCTTTACAAGGGTCATGAGATGACTAAATTTTTTAGTCTTATGATGGTTGTAAATGGTCTTGCTCCGATATTTTCGCCCATAGGCGGCAGCTTACTGCTTAAATTTACCGACTGGCGTGGCATCTTTATGGCGCTAACGATCATCGGCATTTTGCTATTTATCGCAAATTTT is a window of Campylobacter concisus DNA encoding:
- a CDS encoding cupin domain-containing protein, with the translated sequence MSQIYNLNKDTKIVEKSVVSKRLFQNKNASVDIYAFDEGEELDHEMLFIDSLAFVIDGEAQLEYGEKQMKLGRDEACLIEAKTWRKLKFTKKTKYLLIDFKENVMIDHLDKASVFSLADAVSYESGKIVSKTLVKNENGSMSLLSFDKDQELSTHAAPGDALLIALDGELDLKIADESFHLVKGDSIVLPGKIPHGLKVKDKFKMLLIVTKDKM